The following are encoded in a window of Campylobacterota bacterium genomic DNA:
- a CDS encoding FAD-dependent oxidoreductase, whose product MKNLKNSHFLSTLLLILLLPGCLQSSEKIETGQDQAVPAVVLGGGIAGLTAAVYLTQANIPTLVIEGPKPGGALAQSHSVRNWPGVLDAPGEQITNNIKKQAEAGGAQIMQERVISVDFTQRPLTITTQNIADPNKKRTFTTHTCIIATGTEPNLLGVPGETGHDGYWGRGVSNCAVCEGSLCKGKKVGIVGGGDAAIVEANYLADLASDVTIFIRKDHFRAKDVKAKDRALANDHVKVRFNTRVQEMLGSQTKLTSVTLQDTQTEQTENFELDQLFLAIGSQPNTALFKGQLDMDERGFLKLVDHQQTSVPGVYAAGDVADATFVQAVTASGAGCSAALMAQKYLEQHEVDLLRGARNLQQVVSAHPRHFLKNKLPEIGNKSDWQSLVINAKKIVLVDVYADMCTSCKAMLPVIEQLAFNYTQDLNVVKLNISSTELDWAQAFEQLGANELDSVPTFLLVNNGKLVAQLEGEQPKRAFQDLIDKIIDKQGGIDTQTEI is encoded by the coding sequence ATGAAAAACCTAAAAAACTCACATTTTTTAAGCACTCTGCTTCTAATTCTACTTCTACCAGGCTGCCTACAGTCATCTGAAAAAATTGAAACAGGCCAGGACCAGGCAGTTCCAGCTGTTGTACTAGGTGGAGGCATTGCCGGCCTGACAGCAGCTGTGTATCTAACCCAGGCAAATATCCCAACACTTGTAATCGAGGGTCCAAAGCCCGGTGGTGCATTAGCGCAATCACACTCAGTGCGTAACTGGCCGGGGGTGCTCGATGCGCCAGGAGAACAAATTACAAACAATATCAAAAAGCAGGCTGAAGCCGGAGGCGCACAGATCATGCAGGAACGGGTCATCAGTGTTGACTTCACACAACGCCCGCTAACCATAACAACACAAAACATCGCAGATCCGAACAAAAAACGTACCTTTACCACACATACATGCATTATTGCAACAGGTACAGAGCCAAATTTACTTGGAGTCCCAGGCGAAACTGGCCACGACGGGTACTGGGGACGTGGCGTTAGCAACTGCGCAGTATGTGAAGGGTCTTTGTGCAAAGGTAAAAAAGTTGGCATCGTTGGTGGCGGTGATGCAGCCATTGTCGAGGCAAACTACCTTGCCGATCTTGCCAGCGACGTTACCATCTTTATTCGCAAAGATCACTTCAGAGCAAAAGATGTAAAAGCAAAAGATCGTGCTCTTGCCAACGATCATGTCAAAGTACGCTTTAACACGCGTGTACAAGAAATGCTTGGCAGCCAGACTAAACTGACCAGCGTCACACTGCAAGACACACAAACGGAACAAACCGAAAACTTCGAACTCGACCAGCTTTTTCTTGCCATCGGCTCACAACCAAACACTGCCCTTTTTAAGGGCCAGCTTGACATGGACGAACGAGGCTTTCTCAAACTTGTTGATCATCAACAAACCAGCGTGCCAGGAGTCTATGCAGCTGGCGATGTTGCTGACGCAACCTTTGTCCAAGCTGTTACTGCCTCTGGCGCTGGCTGCAGTGCAGCGCTGATGGCACAAAAATACCTTGAACAACACGAGGTTGACTTACTTAGAGGAGCACGAAACTTACAACAAGTAGTATCAGCTCATCCCCGACATTTTCTAAAAAACAAACTTCCAGAAATTGGTAACAAATCAGATTGGCAAAGCCTAGTTATCAATGCAAAAAAAATAGTACTCGTCGACGTTTATGCAGACATGTGTACATCATGCAAAGCAATGCTACCGGTCATAGAACAACTTGCATTCAACTACACTCAAGACCTTAATGTTGTCAAACTCAACATCAGCTCAACAGAACTTGACTGGGCTCAAGCTTTTGAACAACTTGGCGCAAATGAACTTGACTCAGTCCCAACCTTTCTGCTTGTCAATAACGGCAAACTCGTGGCGCAGCTTGAAGGCGAGCAGCCTAAACGTGCCTTCCAGGATCTTATTGACAAAATTATTGATAAACAGGGGGGAATAGATACACAAACCGAAATCTAA
- a CDS encoding ATP-binding protein — protein sequence MKKSLRIICILALSFTSPLFCADNSAFWKAIGKTVGKVIDAGVEAAEKMTQGPQDQIDRLNREIDKLKHEAATLTEGTPAHNNVLEQITLKMAEIKTHQNNLAQRSGMVNTMMGSLTQAASSKINDLEKERDNQREITKQVAIAKKKQELKQQGAMERLQFFLQPQNLSRIAFLTGMTGGALIGTYFMTKFLYVYLEKQIGRPKLVRESSIYDHTLWTMFKEVMGIEVKAMKDEIFSFDNLIMDPELTRKLKLFADMTKNKRSIGLPYQHLMLYGKPGTGKTMFARILSYHSGMDYAIMSGADFAQFKEGEDITELHNLFDWAEQSSKDGLIIFIDEADAALRSRRELSERGVKLVNAFLSRTGTSSKHFMLIFATNYPDDIDAAVLSRVNKKINIPLPGHNELIGILNLYMKKYLIDDIRVITIDDEKQECGLELDPEITAPEFVSFVAKQMKGFSGREVEQFVDEVRSCAYATPDLTLTKALFVDCMHDKVAQHKNASRWDKAGQASFEQHVYSEPSATTTTPVAAAAA from the coding sequence ATGAAAAAAAGTCTAAGAATTATTTGCATACTTGCTCTCTCATTTACATCTCCACTGTTTTGCGCAGATAACAGTGCCTTTTGGAAAGCTATTGGAAAGACTGTAGGCAAAGTCATTGATGCTGGTGTAGAGGCTGCTGAAAAAATGACTCAGGGTCCTCAGGATCAAATTGATAGATTAAATAGAGAAATAGATAAACTCAAGCATGAAGCCGCAACTCTTACAGAAGGAACGCCAGCACACAACAACGTTCTAGAGCAAATAACATTAAAAATGGCTGAGATTAAAACTCACCAAAATAATTTAGCTCAACGCAGCGGAATGGTAAATACAATGATGGGCTCTTTAACGCAGGCGGCATCATCAAAAATTAACGACCTTGAAAAAGAGCGTGATAATCAGCGTGAAATTACAAAGCAAGTAGCTATCGCTAAGAAAAAACAAGAACTTAAGCAACAAGGCGCTATGGAGCGTTTGCAGTTTTTCCTCCAACCTCAAAACCTGAGCCGAATTGCATTTCTTACAGGTATGACTGGTGGCGCACTCATTGGAACGTACTTTATGACTAAGTTTTTATACGTTTATCTTGAAAAACAAATCGGCCGACCAAAGCTTGTACGTGAGTCATCAATCTATGACCACACCCTCTGGACAATGTTTAAAGAAGTTATGGGCATTGAAGTTAAAGCAATGAAAGATGAAATCTTTTCATTTGACAACTTGATTATGGACCCAGAACTCACACGCAAACTCAAACTCTTTGCCGACATGACCAAAAACAAACGCTCCATTGGTCTGCCGTACCAACACCTTATGCTGTACGGTAAGCCAGGAACGGGTAAAACTATGTTTGCTCGAATTTTGTCGTACCACTCAGGCATGGACTACGCCATTATGTCTGGCGCTGATTTTGCACAGTTTAAAGAAGGTGAAGACATCACTGAACTGCACAACCTGTTTGACTGGGCTGAACAAAGCAGTAAAGACGGCCTGATCATTTTCATCGACGAAGCGGACGCGGCACTCAGAAGCCGTAGAGAACTTAGTGAACGCGGTGTTAAGCTTGTTAACGCATTCCTTTCGCGCACAGGTACTAGCTCTAAGCACTTCATGCTTATTTTTGCAACTAACTACCCTGATGACATTGATGCTGCAGTACTTAGCCGTGTTAACAAAAAAATCAACATTCCGCTTCCAGGGCACAATGAACTGATCGGGATTTTGAACTTGTACATGAAAAAATACCTTATCGACGACATTCGCGTCATCACCATCGATGATGAAAAACAAGAATGTGGTCTTGAACTTGATCCTGAAATCACTGCTCCAGAGTTTGTTTCTTTTGTTGCAAAGCAGATGAAAGGTTTTTCTGGTCGTGAAGTTGAACAGTTTGTTGATGAGGTACGTTCATGCGCTTACGCTACTCCAGACCTAACGCTTACAAAAGCATTGTTTGTTGACTGCATGCACGATAAGGTTGCGCAACACAAAAATGCTTCACGTTGGGACAAAGCAGGGCAGGCATCGTTTGAACAGCATGTTTATAGTGAGCCCAGCGCTACTACAACAACACCCGTAGCCGCAGCTGCTGCATAA
- a CDS encoding AAA family ATPase, protein MNIKKTILFSILCAVAFTGTTSVVGFERIPDSVWQVRLKTKEEFVKEYHLKVLELSKKQNRTDAEEVELASAKRMHEHYEDEVKQYKKIAASGMDDDLERDRRRAQNQDAADAFADKYFRTDNLLKTGALITMTGGGLFLLYHLSKFVNHYLETKLGKPKLVRETSMHSQSVWSMIAKTFGYEMAITPDKLYTFDNIIFPPNLFKTLKSFADMTKTKHEVDLPYQNLLLYGPPGTGKTLFAKTLAYYANVDYALVKGPDFFQFEEGQDILEFNNLMDWAEQSERGMIIFIDEADAVYGSRTAGNHRERRLVEAFLSRVEKGHKKFMFVFATNHPSSLDEAVLDRIHQKIPVALPGESERLRMLKLYIKQYLREDVRQILIEGKRQECGLNVSRKINDEFLQGIAQQLEGFSGRNINDLVDDVRSHAYATTHKSVTPELFSLVTKERIRQHQSKQNWETKPEYFDPDKLNELGITPEQAAEPTAAPAA, encoded by the coding sequence ATGAATATAAAAAAAACAATTTTGTTTAGTATACTTTGTGCAGTCGCCTTTACCGGTACAACATCAGTTGTTGGCTTTGAAAGAATCCCGGACTCAGTTTGGCAAGTGCGTCTCAAAACGAAAGAAGAGTTTGTCAAAGAATATCACTTAAAAGTGTTAGAGCTTTCAAAAAAGCAAAATCGCACAGATGCAGAAGAAGTCGAACTGGCAAGCGCAAAAAGAATGCACGAACACTACGAAGACGAGGTCAAACAATACAAAAAAATTGCAGCAAGCGGTATGGACGACGATCTCGAGCGGGACAGAAGAAGGGCTCAAAATCAAGATGCTGCTGATGCATTTGCTGACAAATACTTTAGAACAGACAATTTACTTAAAACCGGCGCTCTTATCACCATGACCGGGGGTGGCCTATTTTTGCTCTACCACCTATCAAAGTTCGTCAATCACTACCTAGAAACAAAGCTTGGCAAACCAAAGTTGGTTAGAGAAACTTCCATGCACAGCCAGAGCGTATGGAGCATGATTGCAAAAACTTTTGGCTATGAAATGGCCATTACACCAGACAAGCTCTACACGTTTGACAATATCATCTTCCCCCCAAATCTTTTCAAAACACTTAAATCATTTGCAGACATGACCAAAACAAAGCATGAAGTTGATCTACCCTACCAAAACCTGCTTCTGTACGGACCGCCTGGTACAGGTAAAACATTGTTTGCAAAAACATTAGCATACTATGCAAATGTTGACTACGCCCTGGTAAAAGGTCCTGACTTTTTTCAATTTGAAGAAGGCCAAGACATTCTCGAATTTAACAACCTGATGGACTGGGCTGAACAAAGCGAGCGTGGCATGATTATTTTTATCGACGAAGCAGATGCTGTGTATGGCAGCCGAACGGCTGGAAACCACAGAGAGCGTCGTCTAGTTGAAGCATTTTTGTCTCGCGTTGAAAAGGGGCACAAAAAATTTATGTTTGTGTTTGCGACCAATCACCCAAGCAGCCTTGATGAGGCAGTACTTGACCGTATTCATCAAAAAATACCGGTGGCGCTACCTGGAGAAAGTGAGCGCCTGAGAATGCTTAAACTCTACATCAAGCAGTATTTGAGAGAAGATGTACGCCAGATTTTGATTGAAGGCAAACGCCAAGAATGCGGACTTAACGTCTCACGTAAGATAAACGACGAGTTCTTACAAGGCATTGCCCAACAGTTGGAAGGCTTTTCTGGCCGTAACATTAACGATCTTGTCGATGATGTTAGGTCACATGCTTATGCCACAACGCACAAGAGTGTTACCCCAGAACTGTTCAGCTTGGTCACTAAAGAACGCATTAGGCAACATCAGTCCAAACAAAATTGGGAAACAAAGCCAGAATATTTTGATCCAGACAAGCTCAACGAGCTGGGCATAACCCCAGAGCAAGCAGCTGAACCAACAGCAGCCCCAGCTGCATAA
- a CDS encoding AAA family ATPase — MKKMTLTILIFFSPCLASEGTIQTLLRGYTDMVTRKIEQKKEYQKKIEDLEKKGNADKELDQAREELQIISNWLVHCDETVMQNGTKYLENQIGISEKKIEGDIRIKEAVATQREKSRESLEFYKLLLKPKSLGKISLFASLLGGSLISAYFASKFLHTYLETQIGRPKLIRDSSIYQHTIWSMLKKTFGVEVEQVRDAIFSFDNLILPQQLTHQLRHFAQITKNKHLLGLPYQHIMLHGKPGTGKTMFARILSYFSGMDYAIMSGADFAQFKNGEDIAELHNLFDWAEQSKNGLIIFIDEADAVFRNRKFLDKQGINLIDAFLSRTNASSKHFMLVFATNYPEDIDYAVSSRINKKINIPLPGHDELVRMLELYIQKYLRDDIRVVATEGQEVEFALTIDAGIDHEFIVQTAKLIEGFSGREVDQFIDEIRSNAYGTDDLTVTKELFIEALYDKLSQHNESMAWQEKTTHIQLPNILPLAPSAA; from the coding sequence ATGAAAAAAATGACGCTCACGATTCTTATATTTTTTAGTCCTTGTCTTGCCAGTGAAGGAACCATCCAAACGTTGCTTCGCGGCTATACTGATATGGTCACAAGAAAAATAGAACAAAAAAAAGAATATCAAAAAAAAATAGAGGATCTCGAAAAAAAAGGTAATGCTGATAAAGAACTTGACCAAGCAAGAGAGGAGCTACAAATCATCTCAAACTGGTTGGTACACTGTGACGAAACAGTCATGCAAAATGGCACCAAGTACCTTGAAAACCAAATAGGTATAAGCGAAAAAAAGATTGAAGGTGATATCCGAATCAAGGAAGCTGTGGCAACGCAGCGAGAAAAAAGTAGAGAATCACTAGAATTTTATAAACTATTGCTTAAACCTAAAAGCCTGGGCAAAATATCGCTTTTTGCCAGTCTGTTAGGTGGCAGTTTGATCAGTGCCTACTTCGCGAGCAAATTTTTACATACATACCTTGAAACACAGATTGGTAGGCCAAAACTCATACGTGACTCATCCATCTACCAGCACACAATCTGGAGCATGCTCAAAAAAACATTTGGCGTTGAAGTTGAGCAAGTCAGGGATGCCATTTTCTCGTTCGATAATCTCATTCTTCCCCAACAACTTACGCACCAGTTAAGGCATTTTGCACAAATCACCAAGAACAAACATCTTTTAGGCCTGCCTTACCAGCACATCATGCTTCACGGCAAACCTGGAACAGGCAAAACTATGTTTGCACGGATTTTATCCTACTTTTCAGGCATGGACTATGCCATTATGTCTGGCGCCGATTTTGCACAGTTTAAAAACGGCGAAGATATTGCTGAACTTCACAATTTATTTGACTGGGCCGAACAAAGCAAAAATGGCCTCATCATTTTTATAGACGAGGCAGACGCGGTGTTTAGAAACAGAAAGTTTCTTGATAAACAGGGCATAAACTTAATTGACGCATTCCTATCTCGCACTAACGCAAGCTCCAAACACTTCATGCTGGTATTTGCAACAAATTACCCTGAAGACATTGACTATGCAGTTTCAAGCCGTATCAACAAAAAAATTAACATTCCACTCCCCGGTCATGACGAGCTTGTACGTATGCTCGAGCTCTACATACAAAAATATTTACGCGACGATATCCGTGTTGTTGCCACGGAAGGACAAGAAGTAGAATTTGCCTTGACTATTGACGCTGGTATTGATCATGAATTTATCGTACAAACGGCTAAGCTTATTGAGGGCTTTTCCGGTCGAGAGGTTGATCAATTTATCGATGAAATCAGATCAAATGCCTATGGGACTGATGATCTGACGGTAACAAAAGAACTCTTCATTGAAGCACTTTATGACAAGCTCTCACAACACAACGAAAGTATGGCTTGGCAAGAAAAAACAACACATATTCAATTGCCTAACATTTTACCATTAGCACCATCAGCAGCATAA